From one Flavobacteriales bacterium genomic stretch:
- a CDS encoding ATP-binding cassette domain-containing protein, with protein sequence MNPITPWQRLVRLLRLDKREIGHIYLYAFVGGAIGLSLPLGIQAIINLISGGQVATSWGVLIAFVTIGVGFTGVLQIMQMALAENIQQRLFARSALEFAYRLPRIRYDAAQGRYLPELVNRFFDTMTVQKSMAKLLLDIPLAILQIVLSLILLALYHPFFIIFGLLLLLLLILIFRFTGQRGLATSLEESTYKYKTAYWLEELGRSQDTFKMVGRTRLPIDRADELVGSYVRARKAHFQVLVGQYSALVAFKVIITLALLALGGLLVMNEQMNLGQFVAAEIVILVLLNAVEKIILSLDRVYDLVTALEKIGAVTDIALERTGGLTVVGGDSAKGLAVDVRSLTFRSGWGGRNVLDAIDLRLAPGEKVCLSGPNGSGKTTLLRILGGGMPPTSGSVMIDGQPISSLELEHVRSLIGDCLSDDDVFTGTVMENITVGREWITEPDVVEACRVTGLMEQLALLPNGLLTQLDPEGARLPRSLVKRIVQARAIVGKPRMILLEDSLQDWEPKEREQLLGWISAPERPWTLLAVSNDPWLQQRCLRLLHLRDGRIIENA encoded by the coding sequence ATGAACCCCATCACGCCCTGGCAGCGCCTCGTGCGCCTCTTGCGCCTCGATAAGCGCGAGATCGGGCACATCTACCTGTATGCCTTCGTGGGCGGTGCCATCGGCCTGAGCCTGCCCTTGGGCATCCAGGCCATCATCAACCTGATCAGTGGCGGGCAGGTGGCCACCAGCTGGGGCGTGCTCATCGCCTTTGTCACCATCGGCGTGGGCTTCACCGGCGTGCTGCAGATCATGCAGATGGCTTTGGCGGAGAACATCCAGCAGCGCCTTTTCGCGCGCAGCGCCTTGGAGTTCGCATACCGGTTGCCGCGTATCCGGTACGATGCCGCGCAAGGGCGCTATCTGCCCGAACTGGTGAACCGCTTCTTCGATACCATGACCGTGCAGAAGAGCATGGCGAAGCTCCTGCTCGACATCCCGCTGGCCATCCTGCAAATCGTCCTTTCGCTCATCCTGCTCGCGCTCTACCATCCTTTCTTCATCATCTTCGGGCTGCTGCTCCTGCTGCTGCTCATCCTCATCTTCCGATTCACCGGCCAGCGCGGCCTTGCCACCAGCTTGGAGGAGAGCACCTACAAGTACAAGACCGCCTATTGGCTCGAAGAGCTTGGCCGAAGCCAAGACACCTTCAAGATGGTGGGGCGCACACGGCTTCCGATCGATCGCGCCGACGAGCTTGTGGGCAGCTACGTGCGCGCGCGGAAAGCGCATTTCCAAGTGCTGGTCGGCCAGTACTCGGCGCTGGTCGCCTTCAAGGTCATCATCACGCTGGCGCTGCTCGCCCTGGGTGGGCTCCTGGTCATGAACGAGCAAATGAACCTGGGCCAGTTCGTGGCAGCCGAGATCGTGATCCTGGTGCTGCTCAACGCGGTGGAGAAGATCATCCTCAGCCTTGATCGCGTGTACGACCTGGTGACCGCGCTGGAGAAGATCGGGGCCGTCACCGACATCGCGTTGGAACGCACGGGCGGCCTCACCGTGGTTGGTGGTGATTCCGCGAAAGGCCTTGCCGTGGATGTGCGGTCGCTCACCTTCCGAAGCGGCTGGGGCGGGCGGAACGTGCTCGATGCGATCGACCTGAGGCTGGCTCCTGGCGAGAAGGTGTGCCTGAGCGGCCCCAATGGCTCGGGCAAGACCACCTTGCTGCGCATCCTCGGTGGAGGCATGCCCCCAACATCGGGGAGCGTGATGATCGATGGGCAGCCCATCTCCAGCCTCGAACTGGAGCATGTGCGATCGCTCATCGGGGACTGCCTGAGCGACGACGATGTGTTCACCGGCACCGTGATGGAGAACATCACCGTGGGCCGTGAATGGATCACCGAGCCGGATGTGGTGGAGGCCTGCCGCGTCACCGGCCTCATGGAGCAGCTCGCCCTGCTTCCCAATGGCCTGCTCACGCAGCTCGACCCGGAAGGCGCCCGGCTCCCGCGCAGCCTGGTGAAGCGAATCGTGCAGGCGCGCGCCATCGTGGGCAAGCCCCGCATGATCCTGCTCGAGGACAGCCTGCAGGACTGGGAGCCGAAGGAGCGCGAGCAGCTCCTGGGCTGGATCAGCGCGCCCGAGCGACCGTGGACCCTGCTTGCCGTGAGCAACGACCCCTGGTTGCAGCAGCGCTGCCTGCGCTTGCTGCACCTGCGCGATGGACGAATCATCGAGAACGCCTGA
- a CDS encoding TolC family protein: protein MMRSTTGEGMAIGRALQTAAAMLVCALSAAQVPATLTREAFLRLVLEHHPMARQAALRNEMGDAAVRSARGGFDPVASASYDAKDFDEKNYYSLVQAGLKLPTWYGIDLLAGIEQGDGEFLNPQLTTPNDGLLKAGVRASLGQGLFIDERRAALRKAQAYQRATEGERRMLLNSLLLQALSDHTDWVAAHAALRVSDDAVVLAQIRLDAVRGSWRGGDRPAIDTLEAFLQFQDRLMRQQQAQLNVRNAALRLSNHLWDPSQRPLELQEAVQPDARDLISPASFLLPDTLLTTAVDGHPLLVQSLARIDQLEVDRRLRSEYLKPDLDVEYQWLGAASAIGASEGSRLLGDGQMVGVGFSMPLLLRKERGELALARLRLSDAGLAVDRDRQMIRNRIRERANDIAVLRQQTDLGASMVQNNERLLNGENQRFAAGESSLFLVNAREVPLIDARIRQVELDARLRKAFFALDHEAGTLWNSWTR, encoded by the coding sequence ATGATGCGATCGACCACAGGCGAAGGCATGGCCATTGGACGGGCGCTGCAAACGGCGGCCGCGATGCTCGTTTGCGCGCTCTCTGCGGCGCAGGTGCCTGCCACCCTCACGCGCGAGGCCTTCTTGCGCTTGGTGCTCGAGCATCATCCGATGGCGCGCCAAGCCGCGTTGCGCAACGAGATGGGCGATGCCGCGGTGCGGAGCGCGCGCGGCGGATTCGATCCGGTGGCCTCGGCTTCCTACGACGCCAAGGACTTCGATGAGAAGAACTATTACAGCCTGGTGCAGGCCGGGCTGAAGCTGCCCACCTGGTACGGCATCGACCTGCTCGCGGGCATTGAGCAGGGCGATGGCGAATTCCTGAATCCACAGCTCACCACACCGAATGATGGGCTGCTGAAGGCGGGGGTGAGGGCATCACTCGGACAAGGGCTCTTCATCGACGAGCGCCGCGCCGCCCTGCGGAAAGCGCAGGCGTATCAGCGCGCCACGGAAGGCGAGCGCCGTATGCTGCTGAACTCGCTGCTGCTGCAAGCCTTGAGCGACCACACCGATTGGGTGGCGGCGCACGCCGCGTTGCGCGTGAGCGATGATGCCGTGGTGCTCGCGCAGATCCGCCTCGATGCTGTGCGCGGAAGCTGGCGCGGCGGGGACCGGCCGGCCATCGACACGCTCGAGGCATTCCTGCAATTCCAGGACAGGCTGATGCGCCAGCAGCAGGCCCAATTGAACGTGCGCAATGCCGCATTGAGGCTGAGCAATCACCTGTGGGATCCGTCCCAGCGCCCACTGGAGCTGCAAGAGGCCGTTCAGCCGGACGCGCGCGACCTCATCTCGCCCGCCTCATTCCTGCTGCCCGATACGCTTCTCACCACTGCGGTCGATGGGCATCCTTTGCTGGTGCAATCGCTCGCCAGGATCGATCAATTGGAAGTGGACCGCCGCCTGCGCAGCGAGTACCTGAAGCCCGACCTCGATGTGGAATATCAATGGCTCGGCGCCGCCAGCGCCATTGGCGCAAGTGAAGGTTCCCGGCTCCTGGGCGACGGCCAGATGGTAGGCGTGGGCTTCAGCATGCCGCTGCTGCTGCGCAAGGAACGTGGAGAGCTGGCCTTGGCGAGGCTCAGGCTGTCCGATGCAGGCCTCGCCGTGGACCGCGACCGGCAGATGATCCGCAACCGGATCCGTGAGCGCGCCAATGACATCGCGGTGCTGCGCCAGCAGACGGACCTTGGCGCCAGCATGGTGCAGAACAATGAGCGCCTGCTCAATGGGGAGAACCAGCGCTTCGCGGCTGGGGAGAGCTCGCTCTTCCTGGTGAATGCCCGTGAAGTTCCGCTCATTGATGCGCGCATCCGCCAAGTGGAGCTCGATGCGCGTTTGCGGAAAGCCTTCTTCGCGCTCGATCACGAGGCGGGCACGCTCTGGAATTCCTGGACGCGCTAG
- a CDS encoding phosphoglycerate dehydrogenase — protein MRIALIDTVHPRLSELLTRAGHELVMLHHLDDAALTDALTGAQGIVVRSRALMAEVLERTGGLRFIGRVGSGTENIDTAWCRAHGVRVLNSPEGNRDGVGEACVMMLLALMKALVRANGQVHHGLWLREENRGTDLRGRTVGIIGYGNMGSSFADKLRGFGVKVLAHDKYRSGFGRAGVTESSLERVLRESDAISLHLPLTEETRHFADRDFFLRLGRPVWFLNTSRGAVVHTEALLDAIDQGRVIAAGLDVLEFERPDLSGLDPAIEPAAQRRLFGHERVLLTPHIAGVTHEGKLKMAEVLADKIIHAFPNGQG, from the coding sequence ATGCGCATCGCACTCATCGATACCGTTCACCCGCGATTGAGCGAATTGCTCACGCGCGCCGGGCACGAACTGGTGATGCTGCATCACCTGGATGACGCCGCGCTCACTGATGCGCTCACCGGGGCGCAGGGCATCGTGGTGCGGAGCCGCGCGCTGATGGCGGAAGTGCTGGAGCGGACCGGAGGCTTGCGCTTCATCGGTCGTGTTGGGAGCGGCACGGAGAACATCGATACGGCGTGGTGCCGCGCGCATGGCGTGAGGGTGCTGAACAGCCCCGAAGGCAATCGCGACGGCGTGGGCGAGGCCTGCGTGATGATGCTGCTCGCCCTGATGAAGGCCCTGGTGCGCGCCAACGGCCAGGTGCATCACGGCCTATGGCTGCGTGAAGAGAACCGGGGCACTGACCTGCGCGGCAGGACCGTGGGCATCATCGGCTACGGCAACATGGGCAGTTCCTTCGCCGACAAGCTGCGCGGCTTCGGGGTGAAGGTGCTCGCGCACGATAAGTACCGCAGCGGCTTCGGGCGGGCGGGAGTCACAGAGTCCTCACTCGAGCGCGTGCTGCGCGAGAGCGATGCGATCAGCCTGCACCTGCCTCTAACCGAGGAGACGCGCCATTTCGCTGACCGTGATTTCTTCCTCCGCCTGGGCCGGCCCGTTTGGTTCCTCAACACCTCTCGCGGTGCCGTGGTGCACACCGAAGCGCTGCTCGATGCCATCGACCAGGGCCGTGTGATCGCTGCCGGCCTCGACGTACTGGAGTTCGAGCGGCCCGACCTCAGCGGCCTTGACCCCGCGATCGAGCCTGCTGCGCAGCGCCGCCTTTTCGGGCACGAGCGCGTGCTGCTCACGCCGCACATCGCGGGGGTCACCCACGAAGGCAAGCTCAAGATGGCGGAGGTGCTCGCCGATAAGATCATCCACGCTTTCCCCAATGGCCAAGGCTGA
- a CDS encoding HlyD family efflux transporter periplasmic adaptor subunit, giving the protein MLDLSPHNAVPMLDRSTFGCFRVIGIASANRLFARWLIAACAVVLIGLFLPWTQNIRARGTVTSLSPDQRPQTIHAIIPGRIEQWFVQEGQLVEKGDTILRLSEVKPEYFDPMLLDRTQEQITAKELTARSYDEKVRALDAQIDALSGGMRIKLEQAQNKIQQARLKLQSDSIRVQAAKTEMRVAEEQLTRGDQQFKEGLLSKVELERRQVQQQRATATLIDAQNKLLDARNELLNAKLEVNGIRNDYRDKLSKAESEKFASMSQMYTTEAEVSKMQVDLANYTVRAGNYYVTAPQRGYITRAVVTGLGETVKEGDPLVSVMPATFDLAVELYVRPMDMPLITKGQKVRFMFDGWPSIVFSGWPNSSYGTFGGRVAAIDNFISPNGNYRILVAADPEDDPWPNALRVGGGAVGFALMKNVPIWYELWRQVNGFPPDLYDAAQVMNGMRAEEEAGKK; this is encoded by the coding sequence ATGCTCGACCTCAGCCCGCACAACGCCGTGCCCATGCTCGACCGCAGCACCTTCGGCTGCTTCCGCGTCATCGGCATCGCCAGCGCCAACCGCCTCTTCGCGCGCTGGCTCATCGCTGCTTGCGCCGTGGTGCTCATCGGCCTCTTCCTTCCGTGGACGCAGAACATCCGTGCCCGCGGCACCGTCACCAGCCTCAGCCCCGATCAGCGCCCGCAGACGATCCATGCCATCATTCCAGGACGCATCGAACAGTGGTTCGTCCAGGAAGGGCAGCTCGTTGAGAAGGGCGACACCATCCTCCGGCTCAGTGAGGTGAAGCCGGAGTACTTCGACCCGATGCTGCTTGACCGAACCCAGGAGCAGATCACCGCCAAGGAGCTCACCGCGCGCAGCTACGACGAGAAGGTGCGCGCGCTCGATGCGCAGATCGATGCGCTCAGCGGCGGCATGCGCATCAAGCTCGAGCAGGCGCAGAACAAGATCCAGCAGGCTCGCCTGAAGCTGCAGAGCGACAGCATCCGCGTGCAGGCTGCCAAGACCGAGATGCGCGTGGCCGAGGAGCAGCTCACCCGCGGCGATCAGCAATTCAAAGAGGGCCTTTTGAGCAAGGTGGAACTGGAGCGGCGGCAGGTGCAACAGCAGCGCGCCACCGCCACGCTCATCGATGCGCAGAACAAGCTGCTCGACGCGCGCAATGAGCTGCTCAACGCGAAACTGGAGGTGAACGGGATCCGCAACGATTACCGCGACAAGCTCAGCAAGGCCGAGAGCGAGAAGTTCGCCAGCATGAGCCAGATGTACACCACCGAGGCCGAAGTGAGCAAGATGCAGGTGGACCTCGCCAATTACACCGTGCGAGCCGGCAACTACTATGTCACCGCGCCGCAGCGCGGCTACATCACGCGGGCGGTCGTCACGGGCTTGGGCGAGACCGTGAAAGAGGGCGATCCGCTGGTGAGCGTGATGCCCGCAACGTTCGACCTGGCCGTGGAGCTCTATGTGCGCCCCATGGACATGCCGCTGATCACCAAAGGCCAGAAGGTGCGCTTCATGTTCGACGGCTGGCCCAGCATCGTATTCAGCGGGTGGCCCAATTCCAGTTACGGCACCTTTGGCGGGCGCGTGGCGGCCATCGACAACTTCATCAGCCCCAACGGTAATTACCGCATCCTGGTGGCAGCTGATCCGGAGGATGATCCCTGGCCGAACGCGCTGCGCGTCGGGGGTGGTGCCGTGGGCTTCGCGCTGATGAAGAATGTGCCCATCTGGTATGAGCTGTGGCGCCAGGTCAACGGATTCCCGCCAGACCTGTATGACGCCGCGCAGGTGATGAACGGCATGCGCGCGGAAGAGGAAGCAGGAAAGAAATGA
- a CDS encoding glycerophosphodiester phosphodiesterase yields MAKAEHLIGALLPLALSACMNSTSRHEAPEVHGHRGCRGLLPENTVPGFLRAAELGVDWLELDVVISADGQVIVSHEPWMSHVICTDASGDHIPPEGERSFNLYGMTAAEIRAFDCGGLEHPRFPEQEQRRAHKPTLREVVEAIEETAIMGGGQPGFNIEIKSDHALYGTFQPRPDDFARIVLKEIDELGITDRCIIQSFDPAALMAAHAEQPDLAYALLVENDEGPEVNLSRLMFTPAIYSPHFSLADEALRTKLQEQGIELVVWTVNERADILRMIALGVDGIISDYPDRVIGLIDAAGR; encoded by the coding sequence ATGGCCAAGGCTGAACACCTGATCGGGGCGCTTTTGCCGCTCGCCCTCTCCGCCTGCATGAACAGCACCTCACGCCACGAAGCACCCGAAGTGCATGGCCATCGTGGCTGCAGGGGCCTGCTACCGGAGAACACGGTGCCCGGCTTCCTGCGCGCCGCAGAGCTTGGCGTGGACTGGCTTGAGCTCGATGTGGTGATCAGCGCCGACGGCCAGGTGATCGTCTCCCACGAGCCTTGGATGAGCCATGTGATCTGCACCGATGCAAGCGGGGATCATATACCGCCGGAAGGCGAACGCTCCTTCAACCTGTATGGGATGACGGCTGCCGAGATCCGTGCCTTCGATTGCGGCGGGCTCGAGCATCCGCGGTTCCCGGAACAGGAGCAGCGCCGCGCGCACAAGCCCACCCTGCGCGAAGTGGTGGAGGCCATCGAAGAGACCGCGATCATGGGAGGAGGCCAGCCAGGCTTCAACATCGAGATCAAGAGCGACCACGCGCTGTACGGGACCTTCCAGCCCAGGCCGGATGATTTCGCGCGCATCGTGCTGAAGGAGATCGATGAGCTGGGCATCACCGATCGGTGCATCATCCAATCCTTCGACCCCGCTGCACTCATGGCCGCGCATGCGGAGCAGCCCGATCTCGCCTATGCCCTGCTGGTTGAGAACGACGAGGGTCCGGAAGTGAACCTTTCGCGGCTGATGTTCACCCCGGCGATCTACAGCCCGCACTTCAGCTTGGCCGATGAGGCCCTGCGCACGAAGCTGCAAGAGCAGGGGATCGAGCTCGTGGTATGGACGGTGAACGAGCGCGCGGACATCCTGCGGATGATTGCCCTTGGGGTGGATGGCATCATCAGCGATTACCCCGACCGGGTGATCGGGCTGATTGATGCGGCCGGCCGCTGA
- a CDS encoding TetR/AcrR family transcriptional regulator — protein MDRLLNMDVQVRERVFTKDPSGTELGHRILSTSIELIDALGFEAFTMAKLAKALGTAEASVYRYFANKHRLLVYLVDWYWAWREIKLAFDTANIADKRERLERGVRSVSSPITERGRHEYVDLQALYRIAVNESAKAWFTKEVAAGDSDGHFGSFVRLSHRLRDLILDAKPGHPHAHDLAALVLEGNGSLRFFHENLPALFGKAARGKDAVTDLLVHLVLTSIDAKRK, from the coding sequence ATGGACCGTTTGCTCAACATGGACGTGCAGGTGCGCGAGCGCGTCTTCACCAAGGATCCCAGCGGCACCGAGCTGGGCCACCGCATCCTCAGCACCAGCATCGAGCTTATCGATGCGCTGGGCTTCGAGGCCTTCACCATGGCGAAGCTGGCCAAGGCGCTGGGCACGGCTGAGGCGAGCGTCTATCGCTACTTCGCCAACAAGCACCGGCTGCTTGTCTATCTGGTCGATTGGTACTGGGCCTGGCGCGAGATCAAGCTGGCATTCGACACGGCCAACATCGCCGATAAGCGTGAGCGGCTGGAGCGCGGCGTCCGCAGCGTGAGCAGCCCCATCACCGAGCGCGGGCGGCATGAGTACGTGGATCTCCAGGCGCTCTACCGCATCGCGGTGAATGAGAGCGCGAAGGCCTGGTTCACCAAGGAGGTGGCCGCCGGCGACAGCGATGGGCATTTCGGCAGCTTCGTTCGCCTGAGCCATCGCTTGCGTGACCTGATCCTCGACGCCAAGCCGGGTCATCCGCATGCGCATGACCTAGCGGCGCTCGTGCTCGAGGGCAACGGAAGCCTGCGCTTCTTCCACGAGAACCTTCCCGCGCTCTTCGGCAAAGCCGCTAGGGGGAAGGATGCCGTCACCGACCTGCTCGTGCATCTCGTGCTCACTTCCATTGACGCCAAGCGCAAATGA
- the mgtE gene encoding magnesium transporter: MSFDVTKPLLDRIREGLEHGRAQAVLDDLKELHPADIAEVLDRLRVEEATTLYDALDEELAAEVLLELPDDKREAILETFTGKEIAEEVIDQLDSDDAADVIADLPEDVQEEVMANIEDAEQREEIAELLTYDEYSAGGLMAKELVKVSVDGSMRDCVKELRAHADEIDHVYVIYVVDQHDRLMGTIPLKRLLTTSLFQPVKDVYEPDFISVKADEEGEVAARLMEKYDLVVLPVVDGRGRLLGRITIDDVVDVIREEETEDVQRMAGMEALEESYMNSSWWEIVKKRVGWLIILFIGESFTATAMSFFEDQIAKAVVLALFVPLIISSGGNTGSQASTLIIRALALGDVTIREWWSVFKREATVGLTLGTVLGVIGFLRVAVWSQFVDVYGEHWFEIGLAVGFSLLGVVLWGNLIGSLFPLILKRLGRDPAVSSAPFVATVVDVTGLLIYFGIATLMLAGIMI, translated from the coding sequence ATGTCATTCGATGTAACCAAGCCATTGCTCGACCGAATCCGCGAAGGGCTTGAGCATGGCCGTGCGCAAGCCGTGCTGGATGATCTCAAGGAGCTGCACCCAGCCGACATCGCCGAGGTGCTCGACCGGCTTCGGGTCGAAGAGGCCACCACGCTCTACGATGCGCTCGATGAGGAGCTCGCCGCCGAGGTGCTGCTCGAATTGCCCGATGATAAGCGCGAGGCCATCCTGGAGACCTTCACCGGGAAGGAGATCGCCGAGGAGGTGATCGACCAGCTCGATAGCGATGATGCCGCCGACGTGATCGCCGACCTGCCCGAGGACGTGCAGGAAGAGGTGATGGCGAACATCGAGGACGCTGAGCAGCGAGAGGAGATCGCCGAATTGCTCACCTACGACGAGTACAGCGCTGGCGGCCTCATGGCCAAGGAGCTCGTCAAGGTGAGCGTGGACGGCAGCATGCGTGATTGCGTGAAGGAGCTCCGCGCCCATGCCGACGAGATCGACCATGTGTACGTGATCTATGTGGTGGACCAGCACGACCGCCTCATGGGCACCATCCCGCTCAAGCGGCTGCTCACCACCTCGCTCTTCCAGCCGGTGAAGGATGTCTATGAGCCGGACTTCATCAGCGTGAAGGCCGATGAGGAAGGCGAAGTGGCCGCCAGGCTGATGGAGAAGTACGACCTGGTGGTGCTGCCCGTGGTCGATGGCCGCGGGCGCCTGCTGGGCCGCATCACCATCGACGATGTGGTGGATGTGATACGCGAGGAGGAGACCGAGGACGTGCAGCGGATGGCGGGCATGGAGGCGCTGGAGGAATCGTACATGAATAGCAGCTGGTGGGAGATCGTGAAGAAGCGCGTGGGCTGGCTCATCATCCTCTTCATCGGGGAGAGCTTCACGGCCACCGCCATGAGCTTCTTCGAGGACCAGATCGCCAAGGCCGTGGTGCTCGCGCTCTTCGTTCCATTGATCATCTCATCCGGAGGCAACACCGGCTCGCAGGCCAGCACGCTCATCATACGCGCGCTCGCCCTCGGCGATGTCACCATCCGCGAATGGTGGAGCGTGTTCAAGCGCGAGGCCACCGTGGGCCTAACGCTTGGGACCGTGCTCGGCGTGATCGGCTTCCTTCGCGTGGCGGTGTGGAGCCAATTCGTGGATGTCTATGGCGAGCATTGGTTCGAGATCGGCCTCGCGGTCGGGTTCTCCTTGCTCGGCGTGGTGCTTTGGGGCAACCTCATCGGTTCTCTGTTCCCGCTCATCCTCAAGCGCCTCGGCCGCGACCCGGCGGTCTCCTCAGCGCCCTTCGTGGCCACCGTAGTGGATGTCACCGGGCTGCTCATCTACTTCGGCATCGCCACGCTGATGCTGGCGGGCATCATGATCTGA
- a CDS encoding HlyC/CorC family transporter, with protein sequence MSPFDLFLIIASVALSALCSGLEIAFVSSNKLYLELERKRGAWWARLIGFLQRRPARVIGALLVGNNIALVVYGVLVAEALEPWLATLGLSPWLVLAVQTTLATLLILVVAEFMPKALFGLDPNRALALFALPLALLYVVLWLPMMLFTGLSELLLRLFRVRTRPGQIAFGRIDLDDFLREMSGGPARAQQLDAEVEYLRNTLELSSIKAREIMVPRARIEAIDAEEGPEQLHRRFVETGLSKLLVYKDRIDNVIGYVHGYELFRHPRSIRAVMRPVNFIPGTMPADEVLQLFIKQRSHVAVVVDEYGGTAGMLTMEDVVETIVGDIEDEHDAPEDVEERLADGAYLLSGRLDVERIRERFGLDLPLSEEYGTLAGFILHHTGDLPEQGQVIEIAPFRFTIAQVAHGRIDLVRLEPGPA encoded by the coding sequence TTGAGCCCCTTCGACCTCTTCCTGATCATCGCATCCGTGGCGCTCTCAGCACTGTGCTCGGGGCTGGAGATCGCCTTCGTCTCCAGCAACAAGCTCTACCTCGAGCTGGAGCGCAAGCGTGGCGCATGGTGGGCACGGCTCATCGGTTTCTTGCAGCGCCGTCCTGCACGGGTGATCGGCGCCCTGCTGGTGGGCAACAATATCGCGCTGGTGGTCTATGGTGTGCTGGTGGCCGAGGCGCTCGAGCCATGGCTCGCCACGCTGGGCCTGAGCCCGTGGCTGGTGCTTGCGGTGCAAACCACCTTGGCCACCTTGCTCATCCTGGTGGTGGCCGAGTTCATGCCCAAGGCCCTCTTCGGCCTTGATCCCAATCGGGCGCTGGCCCTCTTCGCCTTGCCGCTGGCGCTGCTCTATGTGGTGCTCTGGCTGCCCATGATGCTCTTCACGGGCTTGAGCGAGTTGCTGCTCCGTCTTTTCCGCGTGCGCACCCGACCCGGCCAGATCGCCTTCGGCCGGATCGACCTTGACGATTTCCTGCGCGAGATGTCCGGCGGGCCGGCCCGCGCGCAGCAGCTCGATGCCGAAGTGGAGTATTTGCGCAACACCCTTGAGCTCAGCAGCATCAAAGCGCGTGAGATCATGGTGCCGCGCGCGCGGATCGAGGCCATCGATGCCGAGGAGGGCCCTGAGCAGCTGCACCGCCGCTTCGTGGAGACCGGACTGAGCAAACTGCTGGTTTACAAGGACCGCATCGACAACGTGATCGGCTACGTGCATGGCTACGAGCTCTTCCGCCACCCGCGCAGCATCCGCGCCGTGATGCGACCGGTGAACTTCATCCCCGGCACCATGCCCGCCGACGAGGTGCTGCAGCTCTTCATCAAGCAGCGCAGCCATGTGGCCGTGGTGGTCGATGAATACGGCGGCACGGCCGGCATGCTCACCATGGAGGATGTGGTGGAGACGATCGTGGGGGATATCGAGGATGAGCATGATGCGCCCGAGGATGTGGAGGAGCGGCTCGCCGACGGCGCATACTTGCTCAGCGGCCGGCTCGACGTGGAGCGCATCCGCGAGCGCTTCGGCCTGGATCTGCCGCTGAGCGAGGAATACGGCACCCTCGCCGGATTCATCCTCCACCACACCGGCGACCTGCCAGAGCAAGGACAGGTCATCGAGATCGCGCCCTTCCGATTCACCATCGCGCAAGTGGCGCATGGGCGCATCGATCTGGTGCGGTTGGAGCCGGGACCGGCCTGA
- the lptC gene encoding LPS export ABC transporter periplasmic protein LptC, with product MPALLGAGMLLSCKNDLDQVAAIELPAAVPDRVTEQAEYLYTDSGVVRNRLRAGRISEWGEPDKRTEIDDGLELVFFDPLGEQVSVLTARRGLIEPGLQRMQVFDEVVFVNAKGERLETEQLTWRQDSARVRTDKAVRIQRGQDVIHGQGLDAAEDFSSYIIRRVTGVLQLGDTLPSQP from the coding sequence ATGCCTGCCCTGCTCGGGGCGGGCATGCTGCTTTCATGCAAGAATGACCTCGATCAAGTAGCCGCGATCGAGCTGCCCGCCGCCGTGCCCGATCGGGTGACCGAGCAAGCTGAATACCTCTACACAGACTCCGGCGTGGTGCGCAATCGGCTGCGTGCTGGCCGCATCAGCGAATGGGGCGAGCCGGATAAGCGAACCGAGATCGACGATGGGCTTGAACTCGTCTTCTTCGATCCGCTCGGTGAGCAAGTGAGCGTGCTCACGGCGCGCCGAGGGCTGATCGAGCCCGGTCTGCAGCGCATGCAGGTCTTCGATGAGGTGGTGTTCGTGAATGCAAAGGGCGAGCGCTTGGAGACCGAGCAGCTCACCTGGCGGCAGGACAGCGCCCGCGTGCGCACCGACAAGGCCGTGCGCATCCAGCGCGGCCAGGACGTGATCCATGGCCAGGGCCTCGATGCCGCTGAGGATTTCAGCTCCTACATCATCCGGCGCGTCACAGGCGTGCTGCAGCTAGGCGATACCTTGCCCTCCCAGCCCTGA